The Salvelinus alpinus chromosome 25, SLU_Salpinus.1, whole genome shotgun sequence genomic sequence ACTGTAGGTGGGGTTATACAGGGTGCTGTGGATAGAGGGGCCTCTATATATAAAGGGGCTTGTCTGATTCCTAAGTCACTTTACCAAAACCCAACACAACTTTTACTCTTCACATCTCTACCACCACAAATCATGAAGACATCTCTGGTCCTCCTTGCCCTCAGTCTGCTGGCTTCTTCAGGTGAGATTTTATTTAACTCAAGTACTAACTACTGTACATGCAGCATATACATTGGGTCAGGGTGCAAGGGGAACTGTGGGTAGGGGGCCTAAATCAACTCCAAGTTCACCTTTGGTTTCAGTACAATACAAGTTAAGTACCCATCACGTGAGTGACTGTATAATTTTTTCTTCACAGTTTGGGAAATCCATGGGCATCTCCAAGAGGATGACCAGGAAGCACACCCGGAAAAGTGCATGGTAATAGTATGCTATGGTCAAAACGTTATGAACTAGCAGAAAGTTGCAGACAGTTCTGCAACTTCCTATTGGAATACTCAACCTGATACTGTGTAACAGAACTTAACCATAGACATAAATGTAACTAAAAACATACATGGACTGAAGAAACTATTGTCCAACCTGACTTTCACTCTCACATTACATATTCAAATGTACTTACACCATAACACTGAATACATCACACCATAATTTTATTATTAATAATACTTTTTGGGGGAGGGCTtatattttgtattatttcacaagtttgtaatgtaaatgtatttttttgcatatcccaactccccctgagacacccacaTGGAGTGGGGTCACGGTCAGGGTCACCATTGTAGAGAACCCCTGAAGCAATTAGAGTTAAGGGCCTTGCTCAACTGCAGCGCGACAgattattatactttttttctGCCATGTCCTTTCTTGTCTGTTTGTGCTTTCCAAAGGAGAACAAGCTATTGGGAACCTGCTGGGTGTGTCAGTGGGCACTGAACAAAGTGAAGGAATCCATCTCCACTTCCTCTCGCCAGGTAGCTACCATAGCATTACAATTCATAAGTGGCCCTTCAATAAATTGTACTATTTACTGTGATATTTCTCTGAAAATGTCAACTGTTGTTGATGATGATTTCTTGTCAACAGGAGGAGCTAAAGCGGAAGCTATTGTCTGTTTGCGATAATGTTGGCTTCCTAAAATCTATGTGTAAAGGCCTGGTGAAAAAACACTTGCCGGTGCTGATTGAGGAGCTTAGCACAAGCGATGATGTGAGGACCATCTGTGTTAACATTAAGGCCTGCAGGTGAGTACAAGAAACCGTTCAACATACTCTTtagtcactgttcagacaactttcgggctcctgagtggcacagcagtctaaggcactgcatctcagtaatagaggcatcactacagacaacctggttcgatcccgggctgtatcacaaccagccgtgattgggagtccaatagggcggcggACAATTTGCCCAacatcgtccggggtaggccgtcattgtaaaataagaatttgttcttaactgacttgcctagttaaataaaggctaaataaaataTTGAACTAACGGTATAGCCATGATCACTGCTTAATAATTTAAACACTATTGAGTAGAATGTATTCATTAATATGAAAATATGGGTTTATGTCTTCTGATTTCCACTCATGTTGTCTTTTTGTGCATCTTTAGACCAAAGGAAGTTTTGGACCTGAGCTACTGACCAAGCAGCCAGTATCCAGATTCCAAAGTGAGAAGATGGATGTTCAGGTGTCAAGACAATGCTATGCTGCCAGCCTCTTGCTCTTTCTTTTTCAAACTAGTCACAACACAagcatataaatggatgatgAAGTTATTGGAATGATTATGTTCTGAAATAATGTTGTGGGAACATgtattataattaagcaataagtccAGAGGGAGTGTGGTATTTGGCCAATTTACCATGGCtatgggctgttcttatgcaccaTGCAACGTTATGGTATAATGGCCCTATCCCACAAACCCTCAAGGTGCCTTGATGCTATTATAAacaggttaccaacgtaattagaacagtaagtTAGTCGTTTtgcgtcatacccgtggtatattgtctcatataccatggctttcagacaatcagcatccaggactcAAATGATCCAGTTTATAatagtgtatgtgtctgtcttaaATTGCAGTACATTTTGTATAATGTACTAATGTAAACCTTTTGCTACTTTAGTCCCATATGTTGAAAAATgtttatgtttgtttgtgtgaacTTTTTGTCCAGGAAAAAAAGAAAGGTCAATTGATAGAGAGTACAACTCCTTCTTTGACACCGCTAACATAACTCTAGAAATGTATCTAATTCGAATTTTTACTGATTAACATATAGTAGAATTTGTTTTATGATAAAGCATTTAATTAACTTGTCTAGGAACTCATGTTGGCAAACTTTTTTGTTTGGAATCTCAGTTTTCTGTAAAGAATCTTGATTGCTTGTTATGTGGCTTAAAGTatctgtccagtgtttccagatttctatgaaatatgacttaTAATGAATTACAATATGAGTTTAAAAGTTTTCCTTCCCAAATGTTTAATTAAGtttgttaaaaagcagcttttctgtgaaTGGTGTGGGTGTACACCAACAAGAGAATGGGGTGGGCGTATACCGGTCATTACAAATATTAATGTGAGTAtactgctgattggccagctcatcctcttcAGGGAGATGACATCAagttctatgaggaaatagcaagcatttttgaaAAGGTCTGTTTATTAAGATAAGTTTGACATGGagttttttaagtgtttttttctccaatttatgtTTCTGCTACAAATACGAGTATAGGATAAGTCAACAACAATATTTGGGTAGAAGTTGATCGAATATGAACTTTTgcaagtgagattttcactgtacGGTTACTTTAAATGACATCCAGCAATGGCTTTCGTCTGAAACATTTTTATAGAAATATTAATTCTAGAGATACTCCATGTCATCAATTAAATGAAACATGACATTGCTAATACAGTACCATGCCTCTGATGAAAAGCTATTTCACAAATTACGTTGAAGAATAATGTATTTTTACAGTACTCACTTGCAGAGCTTAATTTTAGCTAAAAACTATCCGTAGTTGAAAAGTTATTCAGTCAGCAGCATCAAACTGATAAACTTATTGCACAAACTTTTTTTCACAAAGACTGGAGGAAGTCAATTCGATTACAAATGGTCTCCAGCTGTTGTCTGATATTTCCCTGTGGAGTGGAAACACATTAAATATTGTAAACCATAAGATTTTATCAAGGCTCATACAATCTTATAACAAGCGTTAAACCTGCAGGtctgtttaaatcaaatcaagtatatttgtcacatgagccgaattCAACATTACAGTGaattacagtgaaattcttacttacaggccctaaccaacagtgcaatttaacTAAataataggtattaggtgaagaATAGATAAGGaaagaaataaaaaacaacaggAAAAACTACATAACTGTagccaggctatatacaggcaccggttagtggggctaattgaggtagtatgtacatgaatgtatatttTGAGTGACTATGCAttaatgataaacagagagtagcagcagtgtaaaagaggggttggggggacacaatgcaaatagtccgggtagccatttgattacctgttcaggagtcttatgacttgggggtaaaagctgttgagaagccttttggtcctagacttggcgctccggtaccgcttgctacgCGGTAGTAGAGagcacagtctatgactggggtggctggggtatttgaccatttttagggcctttctctgacacagcctggtgtagaggtcctggatggcaggcagcttagccccagtgatgtactgggccgtacgcactaccctctgtagcgccttgcggttgtaggccgagcagttgccgtaccaggcagtgatgcaaccagtcaggatgctctcaatgttgcagctgtagagccttttgaggatctgaggacacatgccacacctttttagtttcctgaggctttgttgtgccctcttcacgactgtcttggtgtgtttggaccattctagtttgttggtgatgtggacaccaaagaacttgaagctctcaacctgctccactacagccccatcgatgagaataggggcatgctcggtcctccttttcctgtagtccacaatcatctccttagtcttggttacgttaagggataggttgttattctgtcaccacccggccaggtctctcacctcctccctgtaggctgtctcatcgttctcggtgatcaggcctaccagtgttgtgtcgtctgcaaacgtaatgagggtgttggagtcgtgcctggccacgcagtcatgggtgaacagggagtacaggaggggactgagcacgcacccctgaggggcccctgtgttgaggatcagcgtggcagatatgttgctacctaccttcaccacctgggggcggcccctcaggaagttcaggatccagttgcagagggaggtgtttactcccaggatccttagcttagtgatgagctttgagggcactatggtgttgaacgctgagctgtagtcaatgaatggcattctcacgtaggtgttcattttgtccaggtgggaaagggcagtgtggagtgcaatagagattgcatcatctgtggatctgtttgggcggtatgcaaattggagtgggtctagggtttctgggataatggtgtttatgtgagccattaccagcctttcaaagcacttcatggctacggacgtgagtactacgggtctgtagtcatttaggcaggttgccttactGTTCTTGGatgcagggactatggtggtctgcttgaaacatgttggtattacagactcagtcaggaacatgttgaaaatgtctgtgaagacacctgccagttggtcagcacatgcccggagcacacgtcctggtaatccatctggcccttcggccttgtgaatgttgacctgtttaaaggtcttactcacatcggctatggagagcgtgatcacacagtcgtccggaacagctgatgctctcatgcattcctcagtgttgcttgcctcgaagcgagcatagaagtgatttagctcgtctggtagactcgtgtcactgggcagctcgcggctgtgattccctttgtagtctgtaatagtttgcaagccctgccacataagacgagcgtcggagctggtgtagtacgattcaatcttagtcctgcattgacgcttagcctgtttgatggtttgtcggaggccatagtaggatttcttataagcttccgggttagagtcccgcaccttgaaagcggaagctctaccctttagctcaatgcgaatgttgcctgtaatccatggcttctggttggggtatgtactgtacgtacagtcactgtgggggcgacgtcctcaatgcacttattgttaaagccagtgactgatgtggtgtactcgtcaatgcaatcggaagaatgccggaacatgttccagtctgtgatagcaaaacagtcctgtagtttagcatctgcttcatctgaccagttttttatagaccgagtcactggtgatCCCTGCTTGAATTTTTTCTTgtaaggaggatagaattgtggtcagatttaccaaatggagggagagcttggtacgcgtctctgtgtgtggcgtacaggtgatctagaattgttttacctctggttgcgcatttaacatgttgatagagattaggtaaaactgatttaagtttctcagcattaaagtctccggccactaggagcgccgcctctgggtgagcggtttcctgtttgcttatttccttatacagctgactgagtgcagtcttagggccagcatccgtctgtggtggtaaataaacagccacgaaaagtatagatgaaaactctcttggtaaatagtgtggtctaatttattgtccaatgattgtacgttggcgagtaatattgacggtaacggcagctttcccacgcGCCTTCTGCGGATCCTAACGAGGCACCAAACTCTGTGTCCTCTTACCtgcgtctctttctcttgccaataacggggatgttggccttgtcgggtgttagCAGTATATCCCGTGCATCCTGCTTGTTGAAAAAAATATCTTAGtgtaatccgaggtgagtgatcgctgtcctgatatccagaagctattttttgCCATAAGATACTGTGGCAAaagcattatgtacaaaataagttacaaataacgtgaaaaaaaacataatagcacaattggttaggcgcccgtaaaactgctgccatttcttccggcgccattttaccACACATTTCAACAGCCTTGAGGGCTAACACAGATTGGTTACAAGCCCTGCATCATGTAGGATCCATGTAAAGCAGAGTTATATCAGATGTCATGCTGTTTGTCACCTTAATTGTCTGTGTTTGGGCATCATGTACTCCACCTTCCTCAGGGCCCACTTACATCGCCAGCAGACTCCAGGAAGCGTTGCTTTAACCTGGCTCTCAACCTGTAGCGTTTTAAGCCAGCTGATTGCCAGTTGAGTCATTCCTTTTTGGGGgaagattattattttttagtATAAATTAGCCATAGTGGTGTCGTTGTAGGAAGGGGTTGTTTTCTTAAATGGAGAATTACAACAAACTAAAAAGGTGGAaagagattttttattttatttataaaggCACCGCAAACGAGAAATTACCCGGCAGCTTCTGGTTGGTTGAAGCGGAAGAGCGCTAGAGCGACAGcgggaaagaaagagaaagttCCCTGCCTATCTGCCATGAGTTGAACCTCATCTGATGCACAAGTCCAACAACAATGAGATTTACTGATAAGgctacacacaaagacacagataAAGCATGTGATAATTACCTTGTTTGTGTGGGAGATCGTCTGCTGGGTTATTTCCATTATCTGTCTGATAACTGATAGTGATGTGCACTTCGCCAACGATTCGTTCTTTTTGAATAACTCTTTTACTGACTCAACAGTCATGATTTGTTTTTTCTGAGTTGCTCGTTCATTTTAGTCTTTCGTTTTGACCTGCTAATGCTTAATACCTTCGGCTCAGCTGCTCCAGAGACAGAAATGTGCTCCGACCACCAACTGCCTATCAAATGTGTGCAGAAAAATAGATAATGAGCATAGAGAAGAAAAATGCATGTTTAGAACTGATAATTGATAGCATGACTGCAATTAATTGATTAGTGAATGTTATGATGGACACAACAGCTTTGTAAAACCAAAACAAACCCTGCATCTGCCACAGCGGGAAGTAGGGGTTGCTgaagcaccccctgaaaaatcaggGGGGaaaaattaatatatatatacacacacattaaaaaatacataaacgcaacaagcaacaatttcaaagatttaactTATTTACAGTtaatagaaggaaatcagtcaattcaaataaattcattagtcgctaatctatggatttcaaatgactgggcagggacgcagcctatcacccactggggagccaggcccagccaatcagaatatgttttccccacaaaagggctttattacagacagaaatactcctcagtttcatcagctgcccgGGTTATAGAGTCCCCGCAGTTATGTCAGTGGGGCGGATGGGTTTAAGGTCATTAAATATTGGGTGGCTGAAAGCGGGTTGGTGTTGGATGGGTTGAATTCTGAGAAACAATaccttaaaaaatatttttggctgcaatttatgaggctttcctttcattattttaggctatctggtATTACTGCTTAAGCCTACACTTTAGGGCTTAACTGCATGCACGCCAAATAGCCTACACAGACAATAGTCAATAACTTTTTCTGCACGTTCCCAAAATCATTGACGTCAGTCCACAGAGGCAATAAGGACACTGTcgaagtttaattcaataagacaAGCTGCAaaaggagagttgaaaataaagtggagggagggccagaaaagtaatgtttggaAAAGATCTGGAGTGgtatgttatgtgtgatgattgtgaggcgctatactAATTCgacagtagatatctcagataggtggagtgaggcctaagagggttttataaataagcatgaaccaatgggtcttgcgacgggtatacagagatgaccagtttacagtggagtatagagtgcagtgatgtgtcctataaggagcattggtggcaaatctgatggccgaatggtaaagaacatctagccgctcgagagaacccttacctgccaatctataaattatgtctcggtaatctagcatgggtagaatGGCCATCTGGAACAGTACGGTCTGGGCGGCGGAGGTGGAAATCCTAGATGATGTTGGGATCCAGGATGTCATCCACAGGGACGCAACATTGTTCCAAACCTCCTCTGTGTGTCTGAACCACTTGTctaccgcaggagcttcggtctggctcaGAGTCCACGGAGCCAGGGCTTGCTGATATCTCAGGACGCAATGGAAGAGGGTCAGCCCGGTGGAGGTGTGAGGCAGTGAATTCTGGGCGTGCTCCGCCCAGGGAAGGAACCGGGCCCACTCCCCTTGCCAGTCCTGGCAATGGCTCCGAAAGAActtccccagctcctggttcatccttccggtacccggaagtgaggctgaccatgacccccagcttctccatgaagGCTTTCCATACCCGTGACGTGATTTGGGGGCCACGGTCGGAGACGATGTCCTCCGGGAAGGCCATAGTGacggaagacctgctggaacagtCCCTCACAGCGACCTGGAGAGtggtagggagaccagagagaggggtaaaATGGCAGGATTTAGGGAATCTGTCCACAACAACCATAATAGTAGTGAAACCATCAGAAGAGGGGAGATCAGTGACGAAATcaatggacagatgagaccaaGGCCACTGAGGCAtgggaaggggaaggagtttccctgctggagcATGCCAGGGAGATTTAGTTTGGGCACATAGTTGACGTAGTGGGCGACGTCCTgcaccaaggtgggccaccagtactttaGATTGAATAGTGCTGGTGAAAGCTGGGTGTCCAGCAACGAGAGATGTGTGCGCCCAGGTCAACAGCCGATACCTTATCCCAGTGGGAACGTAGGTGCACTCTGGAGGACAGGTAGCAGGCGCGGGTTCCTTCTCCAGAGCCTGGCgatctacactaccggtcaaaagtttatttttactattttctacattgtagaataatagtaaagacatcaaaactatgaaataatacatgtagtaaccaaaaaagtgttaaacaaatcaaaatatatttgagacacctgtatttggagagtttctcccatttgtcttttggtacccttcctcagatctgtgccttgacacaatcctgtctctgagctctacggacaatccctttgaactcatggcttggtttttgctctgacatgcactgtcaaccctGGGACCTTAtctagagaggtgtgtgtgtggtggttaatttctttacaatcaaatgaggagagacaaacctatcacacaagtcagagttataattttaaaaatcttTAAGGGAGAAGGTCAATACAACACAaacatataaagtgaatcgattgagtgctctacgataatgatggctggtcgacgaaTCACCCTCAGCTCAGGTACACCCCCTTcagtctacatgacaaacaacagatgtatggaatgggtcacaaggttaagatttgcatgaaagatacttataattcacagcagacagtatctgctgtaaaaactgttctcattgtgtagaaaccagggtctggccccgagccatctctccctggtaccttacagaacagaaacattaactcatgctctggaatgcggtatCAACCAAAGACATCGTACATCTCCTGTCAGTGTgaaatctcccagaggcccacttTCAGTTCACATATACACAATAGAGTTATAAGAACCCTCTAttatgttgcataaaacaaccatttgatgcaattgcagtattataacataatcttgcaattttgctctcacgtgactttccaaatcatgtccattcaattgattttaccgcaggtggactctCAAGGATGACGAATGGAAACAGTATGAActtgagcttaatttcgagtatcatagcaaagggtctgaatacttgtgtaaataaggtatttctttgtTATTGTAATAcatatgcaaacatttctaaaaacctgttcacgctttgtcattatgtggtattgtgtgtagattgatgagggggaaaaactatttaatacattttagaataaagctgtcacataacaaaatgtggaaaaagtcaaggggcctgactCTGGCAGTCATGAATAAtgaaatgtccattggggtggatgcAGAGTAAAGATTGTTGAGGGGGTAGGGTggaatgaccatagggggagcagcagcatgacaattgagtgaaataaaaacaaacattttaataaaaaatttGTAATAATATACATATTAACAACTGCAACAGTGATGAATGTCATTGGGGTGGGGCAGAGTAAAGTCTGTTGGGAgtagcgtggggggggggggggagcagcaggtaaGGTAAGTGAAAGTAGAGGGTGTGGGGGGAGTGCAAAGgggagcaggtagctgactagtagtggctattcagcagcctgatggtctgagggtagaaactattggccagtctttcagtttttgccatgatgctcctTTACTGCTCGCGTCTGAGTGATTGAATTGGGGAGAACGGTGCATAGCAGTGGTCCCTGaggatcttcttggccttcctgtgacacctggTGTTGCAGTTGTCCTGTAGGGCAGGGAGTGTTAATCCAATGGCACGTTCGGCTGCACGTAtcaccctctgaagagccttgGGGTCTGCGGCGGtagagttgccgtaccaggctgtgatgcagcccgacagtatgctcttaatggtgctcctgtagaacactgtgagggccctcggggacaggctgaatttcttcagcatcctgaggttgaagagtcgctgtCGTGCCTTATTCACTATGACGTCCGTGTGGTTAGACCATTTCAGCTTCTCtgagatgtgtacgccgaggaatttTAAGTTATTGACCATCTCCACGGAGGCTCCATTGATGAGGGTGGGGCCATGTCCAGACTGATTTCTCCTGAAGTCTACTaccagctcctttgttttgctaacgttgagggagaggttgtttacctggcaccaccccgtcagagtgcctacctcctccctgtagactgtctcgtcgttgttggtgatcaggcctactactgtcatgtcgtcagcgaacttgatgatggagtttgAACTGTGTGAGGCCAAGCAGTCGTGGATATACAGGGAATACAGAATTGGACTGAGGAAGCACCCtcgtggggcccccgtgttgggGATCAGTGTTGAGTATgtaatgttgcctaccttcaccacttctgggcagcccatcaggaagtccgtgacccagttgcatagggaggagttcagacccaggCTGTGAGCATTGTAATGACCTcaaagggcactatggtattgaaggccaagctgtagtcgatgaacagcatcctcacatactgtatgcattccttttgtccaggtgggtaaggtaggtgtgcagtgcaatggcgattgcgtgTTCCATGGATCTGTCAGGGCGGTTGGTGAATTGGAGAGGgtcgagtgtgtcggggagggaggaggggatatTGTCTTTGACTAGTGAATGACTACTAGTCGGTAGTCATTCATTTCAGTTACTTTCACTTTCTTGTGCACATGGATGATAGTGcacatcttgaagcaggtgggcATAGAGACCTGAGctaaggagagattgaaaatgtcagaattcaCTCTGAGGGCATGGCTAGAGATGTCGTCTgtgccggcagccttgtgagggttaacatgtttgAATGTCTTGCATACACCGGTAGGGTGTCGTTGGTTACCGTGATGTGGCTgtctttctttttgtaatccgtgatcgtTAGGAGCCCCTGCCACATGTCCGATCTGCTGAATTGCTCCTCCATTTTGTCACTATATTTGTGTT encodes the following:
- the LOC139553841 gene encoding antimicrobial peptide NK-lysin-like, yielding MKTSLVLLALSLLASSVWEIHGHLQEDDQEAHPEKCMENKLLGTCWVCQWALNKVKESISTSSRQEELKRKLLSVCDNVGFLKSMCKGLVKKHLPVLIEELSTSDDVRTICVNIKACRPKEVLDLSY